A genomic region of Palaemon carinicauda isolate YSFRI2023 chromosome 11, ASM3689809v2, whole genome shotgun sequence contains the following coding sequences:
- the LOC137649424 gene encoding uncharacterized protein has translation MQQLSYHSASRRTSTPPERHVRHRTKAETELSHGSVPNQDYTNQPPDHIDHPSVPLPQRQPRPQHSYQPPCLADPPTATLRQQPHTSAHCSNPKTVLPPRLPTSSLPSNQLPRHTAPPIVGPSGPPTSSVLSNPPTEQPLNPLNSVESVSFSNPIRFVPPWPPTISLPSNQPPYHIDSPTVGPPRPPTSSLLSNLPPEGSPNRLNPAQSVHYSDPITVGPSRQPTSNQPSSQLPRRAVRPTGTPRKKPLNPLNSAQSVHFSNQPTVTPHRPLYSFLPTSQLPLYANSQIVAPSSLPTGFVLSNSLPQRVKPHEMSISPQHSKKLLRYTGPLSVRPRRRPTSPLPHLTTAQLCKLRSSGMRQTPLRKSSRIFYASPIVEDVVDLFGQHVLNDCH, from the exons ATGCAGCAGTTGAGCTATCATTCGGCCAGTAGGAGAACCAGTACTCCACCCGAAAGGCATGTGCGTCATCGTACCAAAGCTGAGACTGAGCTGTCTCATGGCTCTGTGCCAAATCAGGACTACACCAACCAGCCACCAGACCACATTGACCACCCATCAGTCCCACTGCCCCAGCGGCAGCCCAGGCCTCAACACTCCTACCAACCACCTTGCCTCGCTGACCCTCCGACAGCCACGCTGCGGCAACAGCCACATACA TCAGCTCATTGTTCTAACCCGAAAACAGTCCTGCCACCTCGTCTGCCGACTAGCTCTCTACCCTCTAACCAGCTGCCACGCCACACTGCCCCACCAATAGTCGGGCCGTCAGGGCCGCCAACTAGTTCTGTACTCTCTAACCCACCGACTGAGCAGCCACTAAATCCTCTGAACTCGGTCGAGTCAGTTAGTTTCTCTAACCCGATAAGATTCGTGCCACCTTGGCCGCCGACAATCTCTCTACCCTCTAACCAGCCACCATACCACATTGACTCACCAACAGTAGGGCCCCCACGGCCGCCGACTAGTTCTCTCCTCTCTAATCTGCCGCCTGAGGGGTCACCCAATCGTTTGAACCCTGCCCAGTCAGTTCATTATTCTGACCCGATAACAGTCGGGCCATCTCGGCAGCCAACTAGCAATCAACCCTCTTCCCAGCTGCCACGCCGCGCTGTCCGCCCTACGGGCACACCGCGTAAAAAGCCACTTAATCCATTGAATTCTGCTCAGTCAGTTCATTTCTCTAACCAGCCAACAGTCACTCCACATCGGCCACTGTATAGCTTTCTACCCACTAGCCAGCTGCCACTATACGCTAACTCACAAATAGTCGCGCCGTCAAGCCTGCCGACTGGCTTTGTACTCTCTAACTCGCTACCACAACGAGTTAAGCCACATGAGATGTCAATTAGCCCCCAACACTCCAAAAAACTGCTCCGCTACACTGGCCCTCTGTCAGTCAGGCCACGACGACGGCCAACCAGCCCTCTGCCTCACCTGACCACTGCGCAGCTTTGCAAGCTGAGATCCTCCGGCATGAGGCAGACTCCTCTGAGGAAGAGTTCTAGAATCTTCTATGCCTCCCCCATAGTTGAAGATGTGGTGGATTTGTTCGGGCAGCACGTCCTAAATGATTGCCACTGA